Proteins encoded within one genomic window of Pararhizobium capsulatum DSM 1112:
- a CDS encoding 3'(2'),5'-bisphosphate nucleotidase CysQ has translation MNAVHPSPEQWLRDLDLIVTAAKAAGEKALTYFRQNPDVQWKNGGRSPVSEADFAANDILKEKLLAARPNYGWLSEETDDDEARLGCETVFVVDPIDGTRAFIAGKNVWCVSVAVVHGGRPVAGVLYAPALDELFEASLTSVARKNGMVITASPGHEGVIRRIALAEDVIPVLESGYRTGISRVPHVPSLAYRIAMIADGTIDGTVVKKNSHDWDIAAADLILRRAGGSLCDLQGQTIVYNRPDVTHGVMCAAENAALSALIAAAQGLESH, from the coding sequence ATGAACGCCGTCCACCCGTCGCCGGAACAATGGCTGAGGGACCTAGATCTGATCGTGACCGCCGCCAAGGCTGCGGGGGAAAAGGCGCTCACCTATTTCCGGCAGAATCCCGACGTTCAGTGGAAGAACGGCGGTCGTTCACCGGTGAGTGAGGCGGATTTCGCCGCCAACGACATCCTCAAGGAAAAGCTGCTTGCCGCACGGCCGAACTACGGCTGGCTTTCGGAGGAAACCGATGACGACGAGGCGCGCCTTGGCTGCGAGACCGTGTTCGTGGTTGACCCAATCGACGGCACGCGGGCCTTCATTGCCGGCAAGAATGTCTGGTGTGTCAGCGTTGCCGTGGTCCACGGCGGACGGCCAGTGGCAGGTGTGCTCTATGCACCGGCGCTCGACGAGCTTTTCGAAGCGTCGCTGACGTCGGTTGCCCGCAAGAACGGCATGGTCATCACCGCTTCGCCCGGCCACGAAGGTGTGATCCGCCGTATCGCGCTTGCGGAGGATGTCATCCCGGTTCTGGAAAGCGGTTACCGCACCGGCATTTCCCGCGTCCCGCATGTGCCCTCGCTTGCCTATCGGATCGCGATGATCGCGGACGGCACGATCGACGGTACCGTCGTCAAGAAAAACTCCCATGACTGGGATATTGCCGCCGCAGACCTGATCCTACGGAGGGCAGGCGGCTCGCTTTGCGACCTGCAAGGCCAGACGATCGTCTATAACAGGCCTGATGTGACGCACGGGGTCATGTGCGCTGCCGAAAATGCCGCCCTTTCGGCGTTGATTGCGGCTGCTCAGGGTCTGGAGAGCCATTGA
- the waaA gene encoding lipid IV(A) 3-deoxy-D-manno-octulosonic acid transferase gives MSGLLAKVALSGYRWLGTAMYPFVWSYLALRAAKGKEDPKRRQERYGYASAPRPQGPLVWFHAASVGETNAVIPLIKEVSRRGVSIILTTGTTTSARVAVERLDPGIIHQYVPLDFKPAVSRFLDYWEPDLAIIAESEIWPMTIMELGERHIPQVLVNGRLSDRTFARWKKRLWLADALFENLALVIAQSDLDADRFRTLGALPVMVSGNLKVDTDAPPHDAEALRRYQAQIGGRKTWAAISTFEGEEAAAGIVHRALKERTGLLTIIVPRHPERSDQIEAMLVSKGLTVARRTRNDPLTADTDIFLGDTIGEMGLYLRLTEVAFVGRSLFAEGGQNPLEPAMLGCAILSGGNVQNFRDTYQMLAKNGSAKIIRDVEMLAKGVNYLLVNDEMRRKMIDAGLETVHEMRGALSATVRGLEPYINPLTVKARLQPRRDA, from the coding sequence ATGAGCGGTTTGCTCGCGAAAGTCGCTCTGTCGGGCTATCGCTGGCTTGGCACCGCGATGTACCCGTTCGTCTGGTCCTATCTTGCTCTGCGTGCTGCAAAGGGCAAGGAAGATCCGAAGCGCCGGCAGGAGCGCTATGGCTATGCCAGCGCCCCGCGTCCGCAGGGGCCGCTCGTCTGGTTTCATGCTGCAAGCGTTGGTGAAACCAATGCCGTGATCCCGTTGATCAAGGAAGTCTCGCGCAGAGGCGTCTCGATCATCCTGACGACCGGCACGACGACATCGGCTCGCGTGGCCGTTGAACGTCTCGATCCAGGCATCATCCATCAATACGTGCCGCTGGATTTCAAGCCCGCCGTCAGCCGTTTCCTCGATTACTGGGAACCGGATCTCGCAATCATCGCGGAGTCGGAGATCTGGCCGATGACGATCATGGAGCTGGGGGAGCGCCACATCCCGCAGGTGCTCGTCAACGGCCGGCTTTCGGACCGCACCTTTGCCCGTTGGAAGAAGCGGCTGTGGCTGGCCGATGCCCTGTTCGAAAACCTTGCCCTGGTCATAGCCCAGTCCGATCTCGACGCGGATCGGTTTCGCACGCTTGGCGCCCTGCCTGTCATGGTTTCCGGCAATCTCAAGGTTGATACCGATGCCCCGCCCCATGATGCCGAAGCGCTGCGGCGCTATCAGGCGCAGATCGGCGGGCGCAAGACCTGGGCAGCGATCTCGACGTTCGAGGGCGAGGAAGCTGCCGCCGGCATCGTCCACCGTGCTCTCAAGGAACGCACCGGCCTCCTGACGATCATCGTTCCGCGCCATCCCGAGCGCAGCGATCAGATCGAGGCGATGCTGGTTTCCAAGGGGCTGACGGTTGCCCGCCGCACCCGCAACGATCCGTTGACGGCCGATACCGACATCTTCCTTGGCGATACGATCGGCGAGATGGGCCTCTATCTTCGCCTGACAGAAGTTGCCTTCGTCGGCCGGTCGCTGTTTGCGGAAGGCGGCCAGAACCCGCTGGAGCCTGCCATGCTCGGCTGCGCCATCCTGTCCGGTGGCAATGTCCAGAATTTCCGTGACACCTACCAGATGCTCGCCAAGAACGGCAGCGCCAAGATCATCCGGGATGTCGAGATGCTGGCCAAGGGGGTCAACTATCTGCTCGTCAACGACGAGATGCGTCGCAAGATGATCGATGCCGGGCTGGAAACCGTGCATGAAATGCGCGGCGCACTTTCGGCAACGGTGCGCGGGCTTGAGCCCTATATCAATCCGCTGACGGTTAAGGCCCGGCTTCAGCCGCGCAGGGATGCCTGA
- a CDS encoding flagellin N-terminal helical domain-containing protein gives MTDMSFNAAATAALAILRHNDTTAAKQQDMVTTGLRISEAADNAAYWSIATDMRNTNKATSTVIDALELGAALVDVGYQAMENVVDITSEIKDKLVLMKDQSVDRYKVSAEVYELQKQFLSVTESASFNGRNLLAPGKLNYTEKSYVDANGVTLNYIEMGPPDTNLVFGGIVSNYTKGKIGLINVYDYMNLNVFGQANYKNENGGLTLMDGLADVPDVNGLSGGVTNADPSKTTAWLPAFNGHTAVSFNHAGHTDDTFSAAHMGEVPDDLVGYATDLLISRYDEIEQKLTDRAATIGSLSMRIEIQTDFNRTLSDTITKGVGRLVDADMNTASMKLKAVQAQVQLAVQALNIANNSPSLLMQLFR, from the coding sequence ATGACTGACATGAGTTTCAACGCCGCGGCAACGGCCGCACTGGCGATCCTGCGCCACAACGACACCACTGCTGCAAAGCAGCAGGATATGGTCACGACCGGGTTGCGTATCTCGGAGGCGGCGGACAACGCCGCCTACTGGTCGATCGCCACCGACATGCGCAACACCAACAAGGCGACATCAACGGTCATCGATGCGCTGGAGCTCGGCGCAGCCCTCGTCGATGTCGGCTATCAGGCCATGGAAAACGTGGTCGACATCACTTCCGAGATCAAGGACAAGCTGGTGTTGATGAAAGACCAGAGTGTCGACCGCTACAAGGTCAGCGCCGAGGTCTACGAACTGCAGAAGCAGTTTCTGTCGGTGACCGAATCCGCCTCCTTCAATGGCCGTAACCTGCTTGCACCAGGAAAGCTGAACTACACCGAGAAGTCCTATGTCGATGCCAATGGCGTGACGCTGAACTATATCGAGATGGGTCCGCCGGATACCAATCTTGTCTTTGGCGGGATCGTGTCGAACTACACCAAGGGCAAGATCGGCCTGATTAACGTCTACGACTATATGAACCTCAACGTCTTCGGCCAGGCCAACTACAAGAACGAGAATGGTGGCCTGACGCTGATGGACGGACTTGCGGATGTACCGGATGTCAATGGTCTCAGCGGCGGCGTTACCAACGCGGATCCTTCAAAGACGACAGCATGGCTGCCGGCGTTCAACGGTCACACCGCCGTGTCCTTCAACCATGCCGGCCACACGGACGACACGTTCAGTGCCGCGCACATGGGCGAAGTGCCGGATGACCTTGTCGGCTATGCGACCGACCTGCTCATCAGCCGATATGACGAGATCGAACAGAAGCTGACGGACCGGGCCGCGACGATCGGCTCGCTCAGCATGCGCATCGAGATCCAGACGGACTTCAACCGCACCCTTTCCGACACGATCACCAAGGGTGTAGGCCGCCTCGTCGATGCCGACATGAACACCGCATCGATGAAGCTGAAGGCAGTGCAGGCGCAGGTGCAGCTGGCCGTGCAGGCTCTCAACATCGCCAATAATTCGCCGTCGCTGCTGATGCAGTTGTTTCGGTAG
- a CDS encoding HAD family hydrolase: MTTDKVISGILFDKDGTLLDYVRSWVPVNYEVARIAANGDEELSRTLLRACGMDPETGHVLPDSLLAAGNTVEIATGMVAAGAPYTVEGLTIKLDGLFANSADYAVPVTDLGAFFADLHAKGYRLGVASSDNERSIRETAKRFGFENYLHYVAGYDSGFGTKPQPGMVFGFCAATGLAPHQVAVVGDNNHDLHMGRSAGAGMTVAVLTGTGSPASLAEASDYCLNDITELESVLR, from the coding sequence ATGACGACCGACAAGGTGATTTCGGGCATTCTCTTCGACAAGGACGGGACACTGCTCGACTATGTCCGTAGCTGGGTCCCTGTGAACTACGAGGTTGCGCGCATCGCCGCCAATGGCGATGAAGAGCTTTCCAGGACGCTGCTGCGCGCCTGCGGTATGGACCCCGAAACCGGCCACGTGCTGCCCGATAGCCTGCTTGCTGCCGGCAATACGGTGGAGATCGCAACCGGCATGGTCGCCGCCGGCGCCCCCTATACGGTCGAAGGCCTGACCATCAAGCTTGATGGTCTGTTTGCCAATTCAGCCGATTATGCCGTGCCGGTCACCGATCTCGGAGCCTTTTTCGCCGACCTTCATGCAAAGGGCTACCGATTGGGCGTTGCCTCCAGCGACAACGAGAGGTCTATCCGGGAAACGGCCAAGCGCTTCGGCTTTGAAAACTATCTGCACTATGTCGCCGGTTACGACAGCGGTTTCGGCACCAAGCCGCAGCCGGGAATGGTCTTCGGTTTCTGCGCCGCGACCGGCCTTGCACCGCATCAGGTCGCCGTTGTCGGAGACAACAACCACGACCTGCATATGGGACGCAGCGCCGGTGCCGGCATGACGGTCGCGGTGTTGACCGGAACCGGTTCGCCGGCCTCCCTGGCCGAGGCCTCGGATTACTGCCTCAATGATATCACGGAGCTTGAAAGCGTTTTGCGGTAA
- a CDS encoding DUF4170 domain-containing protein, with amino-acid sequence MAQDSNKKQLLHLVFGGELTSLTGLHFRDLEKLDIVGIYPNYETALTAWKSKAQQTVDNAHMRYFIVHMHKLLDPEQA; translated from the coding sequence ATGGCTCAGGATAGCAATAAGAAGCAGTTGCTTCATCTCGTATTCGGCGGTGAGTTGACCTCGTTGACCGGCCTGCACTTTCGCGATCTCGAAAAGCTCGACATCGTCGGTATCTATCCCAACTATGAGACGGCCCTGACCGCCTGGAAATCCAAGGCGCAGCAGACTGTCGATAACGCCCATATGCGTTACTTCATCGTTCACATGCACAAGCTTCTGGATCCGGAACAGGCCTGA
- a CDS encoding TldD/PmbA family protein, which translates to MSDVIDSDVLLKRASELVELAKKAGADEADAVVVRGRSRSVSVRLGKVEATESSESDDFSLRVFVGRRVASVSANPGFDLKVLAERAVAMAKASPEDPFASMADDERLAKSYPDLELFDPTDVSTEALTEAALAAEAAALAVAGVTNSSGAGASSGMGGMVLVTSRGFSGAYMGTRFGRSVSAIAGEGTRMERDYDFDSRLYFADLKSADDIGRTAGERAVARISPRQMPTQQNLTVVFDPRMARGFVGHIAGAINGASVARKTSFLRDKMGEPVMKAGLTITDDPLIVRGSSSRPFDGEGITGQKLSMIEDGVLKHWFLSTSTARELGLETNGRGVRGGPAVNPGSTNFALEPGDISPEDLIRSVGTGFYVTELIGQGVNMLTGEYSRGASGFWIENGEITFPVSEVTIASNLKQMFMAVTPANDIDRKFGVAAPTLAIEGMTLAGT; encoded by the coding sequence ATGTCCGATGTTATCGATTCCGACGTTCTCCTGAAGCGGGCGTCCGAGCTTGTCGAGCTCGCGAAAAAGGCAGGGGCGGATGAGGCCGATGCCGTTGTCGTCCGGGGGCGTTCCCGCTCCGTGTCCGTCCGGCTCGGCAAGGTCGAGGCAACGGAATCCTCGGAGAGCGATGATTTTTCCCTTCGCGTCTTTGTCGGGCGCCGCGTCGCCAGCGTTTCGGCCAATCCCGGTTTCGACCTTAAGGTGCTGGCCGAGCGTGCCGTCGCCATGGCCAAGGCTTCGCCGGAAGATCCCTTTGCCAGCATGGCGGATGACGAGCGCCTTGCGAAATCCTATCCCGATCTCGAACTTTTCGACCCGACCGACGTCTCGACCGAGGCATTGACCGAGGCTGCCCTTGCTGCGGAAGCCGCAGCTCTCGCCGTTGCGGGCGTCACCAATTCCAGCGGAGCCGGCGCATCCTCCGGCATGGGTGGCATGGTTCTCGTCACCTCGCGCGGCTTTTCCGGTGCCTATATGGGAACGCGCTTCGGCCGCTCCGTCAGCGCCATTGCTGGTGAAGGCACCAGGATGGAACGCGACTATGATTTCGACAGCCGTCTCTATTTCGCCGACCTGAAATCCGCTGATGACATTGGCCGCACTGCGGGCGAGCGGGCCGTGGCCAGAATTTCTCCCCGCCAGATGCCGACCCAGCAGAACCTCACCGTGGTCTTCGATCCGCGCATGGCGCGTGGTTTCGTCGGGCATATCGCCGGCGCAATCAACGGTGCCTCGGTTGCGCGCAAGACAAGCTTCCTGCGCGACAAGATGGGCGAGCCGGTGATGAAGGCAGGTCTCACGATTACCGATGATCCGCTGATCGTTCGTGGTTCCTCGTCGCGCCCCTTCGACGGCGAAGGCATTACGGGCCAAAAGCTTTCGATGATCGAGGATGGGGTGCTGAAGCACTGGTTCCTGTCGACCTCGACGGCGCGGGAACTGGGGTTGGAAACCAACGGACGCGGCGTGCGCGGTGGCCCGGCAGTCAATCCCGGTTCCACCAACTTTGCGCTCGAGCCTGGAGATATCTCGCCCGAGGATTTGATCCGCTCCGTCGGCACCGGCTTCTATGTCACCGAGCTGATCGGCCAGGGCGTCAACATGCTGACCGGGGAATACAGCCGTGGCGCGTCCGGCTTCTGGATCGAGAATGGCGAGATCACATTCCCGGTCTCGGAGGTGACGATCGCCTCCAATCTCAAGCAGATGTTCATGGCGGTAACGCCGGCAAACGATATCGACCGCAAGTTCGGCGTTGCGGCGCCGACCCTTGCCATCGAGGGCATGACGCTCGCTGGAACGTAA